In Miscanthus floridulus cultivar M001 chromosome 5, ASM1932011v1, whole genome shotgun sequence, one genomic interval encodes:
- the LOC136455093 gene encoding uncharacterized protein, which produces MSGSSASSGPRSGSREHHQDRPPKHYRMDFPRYDGKSDPLIFINRCNSFFHQQRIMEEEKTWMASYNVEDAAQLWYMQVQQDEGTPSWRRFTELLNLRYGPPLRSAPLAELAECRRTGTVEEYQDRFQALLPRAGHLDEVQRVQLFTGGLQPPLSIDVRIQNPQTLAAAMSLARQFELREQYVLQAPKPAPRGLLPAPPPCLALLAPPRAKAPMPAPIIVEGRTIKRLSHAEQEKRCRLGLCYNCDKKFTRGHNRVCKRLFLLEGVEEEDDAEDAATEDALVLSL; this is translated from the coding sequence ATGTCGGGCAGCTCGGCGTCCTCCGGGCCTCGGTCGGGATCTAGGGAGCACCATCAAGACCGGCCACCGAAGCACTATCGGATGGATTTTCCGCGCTACGATGGCAAGTCTGATCCGCTGATTTTCATCAATCGCTGCAACTCGTTCTTCCATCAGCAGCGTATCATGGAAGAGGAGAAGACCTGGATGGCCTCCTACAATGTGGAGGATGCCGCCCAATTGTGGTACATGCAAGTGCAGCAAGACGAGGGCACGCCATCTTGGCGGCGCTTCACGGAGCTGCTCAACCTGCGCTATGGGCCACCGCTGCGCTCTGCCCCTCTAGCCGAGTTGGCCGAGTGCCGCCGCACGGGCACGGTCGAGGAGTACCAGGACCGGTTTCAGGCCCTTCTTCCCCGCGCTGGTCACCTCGATGAGGTGCAACGGGTCCAGTTGTTTACGGGCGGCCTTCAACCGCCGCTCAGCATCGACGTGCGGATCCAGAACCCGCAAACCTTGGCGGCTGCCATGAGTCTGGCCAGGCAGTTTGAGCTCCGCGAGCAGTATGTTCTGCAGGCGCCCAAGCCCGCGCCTCGGGGTCTGCTGCCGGCGCCTCCACCATGTCTGGCCCTGCTAGCACCGCCTAGAGCCAAGGCTCCCATGCCGGCGCCGATCATAGTGGAGGGGCGCACCATCAAACGCCTCTCCCATGCGGAGCAGGAGAAGCGCTGTCGCCTTGGCCTCTGTTATAATTGCGACAAGAAGTTCACCCGTGGTCATAACCGCGTGTGCAAGAGGCTCTTCCTTCTCGAGGGTGTTGAAGAGGAGGACGACGCGGAGGATGCAGCGACCGAGGATGCGCTCGTGCTCTCCCTCTAG